The genomic window CATTACCTTCTTGGTCATGTTCTTTGTCTTCGGCTGCCTCCTTGTCTGGGTCAGAGTCGGTGGACAAAGTCGTGCCACCGAGATTGAGGACAGAGGTGGCCATTTTGGAAAGCCCCTGATAGTGTGGGTGAGCAGTGGCAGACACGGAATGGAGTCTGCTGTCCGGGTCAGTTCTAGAAGGCTCCGCCCCAGTGCTActgtacccctcctcctcttctgggGGGCTCTCTGTGTCGGACTCGCCTTCCTCCTCTAGGGTCAGCTCAAACTGGAATTTGTCTCCGATGGAAGATCCACCCCCTCCGGAACCCACGGCTCCCCCAGGCAGGCCCACCTTGTCCTGGGCCTCGGGGGTAGGCGAGGGGCTGTGGGGGATCATGCTCTGGTACCACTCGCGGTTGTCCTCTAGCGTGTCTAGGATCTCCTGGGCGTCGGGATGGACCAGGTCGGCCCACGTCTCCCACAGAGGGTGAACGATGTAGTCTATGAAGCCCACCTGGTGGGGAAGAGGAATATATTCATTGACATATTTGCCAGAGGCAGACCTTTATCCCGAAACAGACAGCGTATGTCTCTATGCATGTGTACATAGTTtgtatctgtgtctctgtgcttgtgtgtgtcgTAACCGCACCTGGTTCTTCTCGATGGAGGCGTTGTGTTTGTCACACATGGGGCTGATCTCCATGCctttgtccctctccctgtccccctgggTGAAGAACTCCACCATGATGCGGTCGGTCCACTGGCGGTACAGCTCCAGGGGCTTGGTGGGGTTACTGAGGTCAGCACAGTGAACCATGTTCTGGAGGACCTGGAGAAACCCAAAACCCACTTCTTATTGAGCATTGAGGAATGAAACGGCCGTAGAATCATATCAGTCAATCAATCCAATCTATTTTGTAAAGCCCTTTTTAcgtcagcagttgtcacaaagtgcttatacagcaACACAGCCCCCCAAAAaacccaaagagcaagcaatgcagatgtagaagcacggtggctaggaaaaactccctagaaagacaggaacctagagaggaaccaggatcCGAGGTGTAGCCCAGTCCATTTCTGgatgtgctgggtggagattttGAGAGTACAAGGCCATTAAGGCCAaatcgttcttcaagatgttcaaaagtTCATAGATGACCATAAGGGTCAAATAACAATCACAGTGAGGGTGCAACaaatcagcacctcaggagtaaatgtcttTTGGCTTCTCATatccgagcattcagaggtcgagacagcaggtgcagtaaTATGTTCCCAATGGTTCAGTTGGTAGGAGCATGGTTCTGTCAGTTTAGTTAAATGTTTTGGGGTTCAATTCCTGAATATGCCAAATACACTGAATGAATGGGTTAATTGTAAGAGGCTTGGGATGAAAGTGTCAGCCAAAATGGCCATATTATCATCCAATTCACGTCAGTTATGCTGAATACGAATCCCTGCTAAGAGAATGAATGGGATTCTTTCTGAGCCTAACCTGGATGCGATCTCCATAGTTGTCCAGCAGCAGCACTCCAGAGCTGGTCACTTTCTTGGTCTCCACCATGGTCTTCAGGTCCGCCAGCAGGTTCATGTGTTTGGACATGTCTGTGGCTAACACCATGTCTATGACCATCTTGCGTAGGGACTGTCTCTGTTTCTTGCTGAGGTTCTGGAAGATGTCACAGTTGTTCTCCTGCAGCAGCTTGAAGCCCACAGCCAGGTGGTGGTTCTCCAGGACGGACACGTCATTATACATCAGGGCCAGCTCTGAGTCTGAAcggacacacaggagagaatggAACAGTGTTggacagacaaagacagatatatatacgcacacacacgaaGAGAGATATTCTACAGCGGGGGGTCTCAAACTGGTGGCGTGCGGGCCAGATGTGGCCCGTGAATTGATTTTCATGTGGACACACAAAGGATTCCAATATTTGAAACATCTACATCCTAGTGCCCCATGTGAACTCACTGGTGTTGATGAGGAACTGATTGGACACCCCCGGATGGTCCACATCATGTATAGCACTGGCAAACAAAGCAGCCAAAATCTCCAAGTCAGTGAACACAgcctgcagagatgggagaaacaCAGGGATGTTAATGAAGGTAAATACCGTATGTGTATGGGACTCATACATAGACTTAACAACAATACGGTATTAAAAATACAGTATTGTCAGTTTCTAGCTAAAAAGTTGTATTGTATTGACGTACCTCCAGGGCGGGGGTGGAGAGAAGGACGTGGGTGGACTGGACCACGTCTGCAGCATGGATGTTGTTGTGGTAGGCCACGTCGTGGTGGTAGTGGTCCTCCAGGGTCATCATGAAGGTGATGAAGGTGTCTGCAGGGATCTTGAAGGACTTCCGCAGCTCTCGCTCCTATAGAGGAAACATAGAAGGGGGAAAAAACGAAATTGTCATCATTAGAGAGAGACTACTTAATTAGAGATCATTCTATGTAGAGAAATGTCATTTGAATCACATGAAACACACTTTCTATCCTTCAAGACAACAGTGACATCATCTAAGTTTCCCAAACAGTATCTTTGTGGACGCAGATGGATGACATACCTGGAAAATGGAATACATCGCCACCGTCAGTGGACGATTCGCAGAATATTCAGATATTTTGAAAATATCCACACCCCATTGGTTTATCTCTTCCAACTCCTGCCAGATGGAAAAACATTTCAGTTAGAAAGAACAACAGATCCTTTACCCCCAAAATGTGCTGGGGGCTACTAGATCCTGTTATAAGTGACAACTTGTGACAGAACAGAACCCTAAAAGGGAGGTATGTTCTAGTTAAATCGTCAGAAAATAAGGGTTGTGTAGACTACCTTGGCAAGGAGGCTCTCCTGACTGGAAGGGACCCCGAAGCGGGGAATGCTGGAAGGGGCTACACTGGGGATCAGGATAGGCTTCTTTACCCCCACGATCTGGGACATGGGGCGCTTCTTCTTGTCCGTCTTCTCCTTGGTGGGCGGAGACATGATCTCCATGTCGTGTTGCTTTTCTGTGGTACGGACAGACACGGCGCGTTATTACACATTGACACCGTGACAACCATAGGTTCAGAATGGTTGTCTATTGAAACTAGGGCTGGTGCCACTTTACATTGAGTTGAAGTGCCACAGATGTCATGTGGTTACATGGAATTATATTGTAATGGTGTAATGACATGTCACTATACCATACATATACATTAGTAACTATTAGGTCCACATAACAGGTCTCTACTAGCACAGTCAGTGAAGGCTTGTGGtgggggggatagagagtgagaggtacCTAGGAAGGTGCTGGAGATGAACTCTGACACCTGGTTCCCTGATCTGCTGGTCTCTGATAGCTGAGTAAGCTCCCTGTTCAGCATCCTCTTGAACTGGGGAGACAAACCACAACACACTGCATCACTCTGACTGTACCAATATACTTTCTACTGTAGATAGTGGACATACACATGGTAGGCACCTGTACAGTACACAATGAGACATTTAGTAGTATGCAGTAAATGGTGTGTCACTTGCCGTCCAACCACAGCTGAAataatacactcttagaaaaaaaggtgctatctagaacctaaaattgGTTCTCTGgctttccccataggagaaccctttgaagatccctttttggttccataaGAACTTCTTCCACAGAGGGCTCTACGCGGAACCCAAAaggattctcctatggggacacctgaagaacccttttggaacactGTAGTGCAGTAATACCACTTCACATACAGCGGTAACCTTTTCTGAGTATGTCCTTCTGCACGATTATGTAGCTGGCATTAACTTTTCTACTGAAGTGGATGAGAATAACACCATTGTCTTTCTGAGATGCAGTGTTCTCTTCTCTATAAatatacactatttatacaaaagtatgtggacaccccttcaaattagtggattctgactatttcagccacacccgttgctgaaaggtgaataaaatcgagcacacaaccatgcaatctccatagacaaacataggcagtagaatggccttactgaagagctcagtgactttcaacgtgacaccgtcataggatgccacctttccaacaagtctatttgtcaaatttctgccctgctgactcggtcaactgtaagtgttgttattgttacgtggaaacgtctaggagcaacaacggctcagccgtgaatggtaggccacacaagctcacaggactgccgagtgctgaagcgcgtagcgtgtaaacatcgtctgtcctcggttgcaacactcatcaccaagttccaaactgcctctggaagcaacgtcagcagacaatgacattctagatgattctgtgcttccaactttgtggcaacagtttggggaaggccctttcctgtttcagcatgacaatgcccccgtgcacaaaacgaggtccatacagaaatggtttgtcaagatcggtgtggaaaaacttgactggcctgcacacagccctgtcctcaaccccatcaaatgGGATTAATAGGatcgccaactgcgagccaggacCAATCGCCTAACATtattgcccgacctcactaatactcttgtggctgaatggaagcaagttcccgcagcaatgttccaacatcaagtggaaagccttcccagaagagtggaggctgttgtaccatcaatgggggaccaactccatattaatgcccatgattctgGAATATAtattccagcactttggatttgaaatgatgcaATGACGATGAGGTTAATTTGAGAGTATTTTCATCTATATCGGTTGAAGTgcttagaaattacagcactttttgtgtACACAGTCCCCCCCCATTGTGTcagtttggagtcacttttattgtaaataagattagaatatgtttctaaataaTTCTACATTCatatggatgctaccatgatgagtgagaaagttagactcACAAATATCATAACCCCAAGATATGCTAACTTCTCACCATttacaataacatgggaggttagcatttttgagGGGGTGTGATATTTGTGATTCTGTAACTTTcttactcatcattattcacgattcattcaggactatccataatcatggtagcatccacatttaatgtagaagtgttcagaaacatattcaattcttatttacaattaaagtcaatccaaaatgacacaatacattatttaccattaatttctattgggcaaagTTGTACTACTTTAACAGGCTTAGAaatgaatttgtcccaatactttaggtcccctaaaatggagggactatgtacaaaaagtgctgtaatttctaaacagttcacccGATATAGAcaaaaataccctcaaatgaatgttgacagtctgcactttaacctcagtcattgtaccatttcaaatccaaagtgctggagtacagagccaaaacaacacaacatgtgtcgctgtcccaatacttttgtcgCTCACTTTATATGGGTCATTCTACAGAAGTGGTACAAATTGGGGGTTGGAAGAAAATTAAAAAAATCCCATTTGTATAGTAGTTTTCCCAAACTTTCAGCACACATCTTCCAACATATGTCAGGTAGACATATAGAGTATAATCGAGGGCTTTGTACTGTATTCATTTAACAATATATTTGCTATTGGATTAAATTAGAACATACCATGATGTAAATAAATGTTTGGAGATTtaacattttcttttttttttaaatagctttTTTGAGATGGGACTACAATTTGCACCACTTCTGTAGAATCAACCATATGTGAGACACGCACACTtcttgcacaaacacacacaaagataaAGGGACACATCTGCATGCACATACATGAATGGACGTTATGGACTCACTCTACGCTCACGCACTcctggatgcacacacacactcatacacacgcccacacacacacacacacacacacacacacacacacacacacacacacacacacacacacacacacacacacacacacacacacacacacacacacacacacacacacacacacacacacacacacacacacacacgctgcaaaTACAGCATCACTTCCCAACTAACTGCAAAGAACTCTGCAAACAAGGACACCTGTACTACATATTCATTCACCGAGAAACACGTGTATCTcatcccagcccagcccatctTACCTCAATGTACATCCTCAACACAAAAAACAAGTAATTGACTTCGGGCATTTCAGCACCAAATAAATCATGGAGTAGAAAGAAATGAATTAAAGACCAGATTCCTTCCTCTAGCTACTGTACTGTGTATACGGTCCCTGGTACTGTACAAGCAGAACACACTCCGTGCTCCTGTCCTGCTTGCCTGAACTCCTCAATTCCACTGCAAGCAGACAGTCCACAAGAAAGCCTTTTTCCCACACGCTACAGGAATGGGCAAAGATAAAGAGTTTGCTCGCAAAAGGCAGCGCGAAAGCCAGGCTGAGGATGCGGGGTGCTGGGGAGCATGGCCGAGAAACgactcctgcctctctccctcaacAGCACAATTCTGCCTGCTCTGTGTGTAAACTCCCAACTCCAACCTCCCCCAACCCCCTTCCATATTGCCCTAAGGAAGGAGCCGATCGGTGGCCTGCTGCATCAGAGGctgggacagggggacagagctCATTGGCCCAtggtagaggagacaggtgggggcTGGTTGGGTTGGAGGCGGGGGGTTGAGGCTGCACCATATGCACCAAGTTTGAAGATGATGTGAGGGAGCCCGATGCCTTGAATGGCTGAGGTATTTATTTTACATATATATGAACGCATGGATGCGATGCTAGTACTGACATGATGACGCTATGAGGAAAGAGAAAATCCTCATAGGAAAATGGGAGAAGGGGATGATTTGGCATGATATGCAACACACTGTAGTATCATTATCATATTATACATGTAAAAATCCCAGATATTTGCAGAAAGCAGAGTAGAAAATACATTATTTTAGAAGAAGATAGAAGATATTTTCAGAAATCCATTGCACATTATACACTGAACTaaaataaatgcaacaatttcaaaggttttactgatttacagttcatataaattaatatggccctaatctatggatttcacatgactgggaatacagttgcatttgttggtcacatatacctttaaaaaaagggagggggcgtggatcagaaaaccagtccgtatttggtgtgaccaccatttgccccatgcagcgtgacacatctccttcgcatagagttgattaggctgttgattgtggcctgtggaatgttgtcccactcctcttcagtggctgttgctggatattggcatgaactggaacacgctgttgtacacgtcgacccagagcatctcaaacatgctcaatgggtgaaatGTCTGGTGTGTATGAaggccatgaaagaactgggacattttcagcgtccaggaattgtgtacagatccttgcgacatgggatcgttatcatgctgaaacatgaggtgatggtggtggatgaatggcacaacaatgggcctcaggatctcgtcacggtatctctgtgcattcaaattgccattgataaaatgcaattgtgttggttgtctgtagtttatgcctgc from Oncorhynchus masou masou isolate Uvic2021 chromosome 3, UVic_Omas_1.1, whole genome shotgun sequence includes these protein-coding regions:
- the pde4ca gene encoding 3',5'-cyclic-AMP phosphodiesterase 4D isoform X1 — protein: MTDAMSEACSESSEEEQSEEQSEEVSVSRLPVIQLKPRSPGTSPKMSPRDSPRGSPRNSPLLFRKLLMNRSISLQRRFTLAHTPSFDVDNGLSVGRSPLDPQTSPGSGLVLQANYAHSQRRESFLYRSDSDFDLSPKAPSRNSSTASELEESLKHWEVNWLSRHGEDMIVTPFAQVLASLRTVRSNFAVLTHQQDRQPSKRTGSNPPSMCKTTLAGVTEEPFQQLAVETLDELDWCLEQLETLKTRHSVSEMASNKFKRMLNRELTQLSETSRSGNQVSEFISSTFLEKQHDMEIMSPPTKEKTDKKKRPMSQIVGVKKPILIPSVAPSSIPRFGVPSSQESLLAKELEEINQWGVDIFKISEYSANRPLTVAMYSIFQERELRKSFKIPADTFITFMMTLEDHYHHDVAYHNNIHAADVVQSTHVLLSTPALEAVFTDLEILAALFASAIHDVDHPGVSNQFLINTNSELALMYNDVSVLENHHLAVGFKLLQENNCDIFQNLSKKQRQSLRKMVIDMVLATDMSKHMNLLADLKTMVETKKVTSSGVLLLDNYGDRIQVLQNMVHCADLSNPTKPLELYRQWTDRIMVEFFTQGDRERDKGMEISPMCDKHNASIEKNQVGFIDYIVHPLWETWADLVHPDAQEILDTLEDNREWYQSMIPHSPSPTPEAQDKVGLPGGAVGSGGGGSSIGDKFQFELTLEEEGESDTESPPEEEEGYSSTGAEPSRTDPDSRLHSVSATAHPHYQGLSKMATSVLNLGGTTLSTDSDPDKEAAEDKEHDQEGNAGVRRFRLGT
- the pde4ca gene encoding 3',5'-cyclic-AMP phosphodiesterase 4D isoform X10, which translates into the protein MMNKDSRFPRKAVHSNTSSRRHSCIGFDVDNGLSVGRSPLDPQTSPGSGLVLQANYAHSQRRESFLYRSDSDFDLSPKAPSRNSSTASELEESLKHWEVNWLSRHGEDMIVTPFAQVLASLRTVRSNFAVLTHQQDRQPSKRTGSNPPSMCKTTLAGVTEEPFQQLAVETLDELDWCLEQLETLKTRHSVSEMASNKFKRMLNRELTQLSETSRSGNQVSEFISSTFLEKQHDMEIMSPPTKEKTDKKKRPMSQIVGVKKPILIPSVAPSSIPRFGVPSSQESLLAKELEEINQWGVDIFKISEYSANRPLTVAMYSIFQERELRKSFKIPADTFITFMMTLEDHYHHDVAYHNNIHAADVVQSTHVLLSTPALEAVFTDLEILAALFASAIHDVDHPGVSNQFLINTNSELALMYNDVSVLENHHLAVGFKLLQENNCDIFQNLSKKQRQSLRKMVIDMVLATDMSKHMNLLADLKTMVETKKVTSSGVLLLDNYGDRIQVLQNMVHCADLSNPTKPLELYRQWTDRIMVEFFTQGDRERDKGMEISPMCDKHNASIEKNQVGFIDYIVHPLWETWADLVHPDAQEILDTLEDNREWYQSMIPHSPSPTPEAQDKVGLPGGAVGSGGGGSSIGDKFQFELTLEEEGESDTESPPEEEEGYSSTGAEPSRTDPDSRLHSVSATAHPHYQGLSKMATSVLNLGGTTLSTDSDPDKEAAEDKEHDQEGNAGVRRFRLGT
- the pde4ca gene encoding 3',5'-cyclic-AMP phosphodiesterase 4D isoform X5, whose protein sequence is MTDAMSEACSESSEEEQSEEQSEEVSVSRLPVIQLKPRSPGTSPKMSPRDSPRGSPRNSPLLFRKLLMNRSISLQRRFTLAHTPSFDVDNGLSVGRSPLDPQTSPGSGLVLQANYAHSQRRESFLYRSDSDFDLSPKAPSRNSSTASELHGEDMIVTPFAQVLASLRTVRSNFAVLTHQQDRQPSKRTGSNPPSMCKTTLAGVTEEPFQQLAVETLDELDWCLEQLETLKTRHSVSEMASNKFKRMLNRELTQLSETSRSGNQVSEFISSTFLEKQHDMEIMSPPTKEKTDKKKRPMSQIVGVKKPILIPSVAPSSIPRFGVPSSQESLLAKELEEINQWGVDIFKISEYSANRPLTVAMYSIFQERELRKSFKIPADTFITFMMTLEDHYHHDVAYHNNIHAADVVQSTHVLLSTPALEAVFTDLEILAALFASAIHDVDHPGVSNQFLINTNSELALMYNDVSVLENHHLAVGFKLLQENNCDIFQNLSKKQRQSLRKMVIDMVLATDMSKHMNLLADLKTMVETKKVTSSGVLLLDNYGDRIQVLQNMVHCADLSNPTKPLELYRQWTDRIMVEFFTQGDRERDKGMEISPMCDKHNASIEKNQVGFIDYIVHPLWETWADLVHPDAQEILDTLEDNREWYQSMIPHSPSPTPEAQDKVGLPGGAVGSGGGGSSIGDKFQFELTLEEEGESDTESPPEEEEGYSSTGAEPSRTDPDSRLHSVSATAHPHYQGLSKMATSVLNLGGTTLSTDSDPDKEAAEDKEHDQEGNAGVRRFRLGT
- the pde4ca gene encoding 3',5'-cyclic-AMP phosphodiesterase 4D isoform X6, whose amino-acid sequence is MTDAMSEACSESSEEEQSEEQSEEVSVSRLPVIQLKPRSPGTSPKMSPRDSPRGSPRNSPLLFRKLLMNRSISLQRRFTLAHTPSFDVDNGLSVGRSPLDPQTSPGSGLVLQANYAHSQRRESFLYRSDSDFDLSPKAPSRNSSTASELHGEDMIVTPFAQVLASLRTVRSNFAVLTHQQDRQPSKRTGSNPPSMCKTTLAEEPFQQLAVETLDELDWCLEQLETLKTRHSVSEMASNKFKRMLNRELTQLSETSRSGNQVSEFISSTFLEKQHDMEIMSPPTKEKTDKKKRPMSQIVGVKKPILIPSVAPSSIPRFGVPSSQESLLAKELEEINQWGVDIFKISEYSANRPLTVAMYSIFQERELRKSFKIPADTFITFMMTLEDHYHHDVAYHNNIHAADVVQSTHVLLSTPALEAVFTDLEILAALFASAIHDVDHPGVSNQFLINTNSELALMYNDVSVLENHHLAVGFKLLQENNCDIFQNLSKKQRQSLRKMVIDMVLATDMSKHMNLLADLKTMVETKKVTSSGVLLLDNYGDRIQVLQNMVHCADLSNPTKPLELYRQWTDRIMVEFFTQGDRERDKGMEISPMCDKHNASIEKNQVGFIDYIVHPLWETWADLVHPDAQEILDTLEDNREWYQSMIPHSPSPTPEAQDKVGLPGGAVGSGGGGSSIGDKFQFELTLEEEGESDTESPPEEEEGYSSTGAEPSRTDPDSRLHSVSATAHPHYQGLSKMATSVLNLGGTTLSTDSDPDKEAAEDKEHDQEGNAGVRRFRLGT
- the pde4ca gene encoding 3',5'-cyclic-AMP phosphodiesterase 4D isoform X3, which gives rise to MTDAMSEACSESSEEEQSEEQSEEVSVSRLPVIQLKPRSPGTSPKMSPRDSPRGSPRNSPLLFRKLLMNRSISLQRRFTLAHTPSFDVDNGLSVGRSPLDPQTSPGSGLVLQANYAHSQRRESFLYRSDSDFDLSPKAPSRNSSTASELEESLKHWEVNWLSRHGEDMIVTPFAQVLASLRTVRSNFAVLTHQQDRQPSKRTGSNPPSMCKTTLAEEPFQQLAVETLDELDWCLEQLETLKTRHSVSEMASNKFKRMLNRELTQLSETSRSGNQVSEFISSTFLEKQHDMEIMSPPTKEKTDKKKRPMSQIVGVKKPILIPSVAPSSIPRFGVPSSQESLLAKELEEINQWGVDIFKISEYSANRPLTVAMYSIFQERELRKSFKIPADTFITFMMTLEDHYHHDVAYHNNIHAADVVQSTHVLLSTPALEAVFTDLEILAALFASAIHDVDHPGVSNQFLINTNSELALMYNDVSVLENHHLAVGFKLLQENNCDIFQNLSKKQRQSLRKMVIDMVLATDMSKHMNLLADLKTMVETKKVTSSGVLLLDNYGDRIQVLQNMVHCADLSNPTKPLELYRQWTDRIMVEFFTQGDRERDKGMEISPMCDKHNASIEKNQVGFIDYIVHPLWETWADLVHPDAQEILDTLEDNREWYQSMIPHSPSPTPEAQDKVGLPGGAVGSGGGGSSIGDKFQFELTLEEEGESDTESPPEEEEGYSSTGAEPSRTDPDSRLHSVSATAHPHYQGLSKMATSVLNLGGTTLSTDSDPDKEAAEDKEHDQEGNAGVRRFRLGT
- the pde4ca gene encoding 3',5'-cyclic-AMP phosphodiesterase 4D isoform X8, translating into MSVPRNCGFYFSADRSFQARNGNVCGSPCSVNRPIDIIQKRRRFDVDNGLSVGRSPLDPQTSPGSGLVLQANYAHSQRRESFLYRSDSDFDLSPKAPSRNSSTASELEESLKHWEVNWLSRHGEDMIVTPFAQVLASLRTVRSNFAVLTHQQDRQPSKRTGSNPPSMCKTTLAEEPFQQLAVETLDELDWCLEQLETLKTRHSVSEMASNKFKRMLNRELTQLSETSRSGNQVSEFISSTFLEKQHDMEIMSPPTKEKTDKKKRPMSQIVGVKKPILIPSVAPSSIPRFGVPSSQESLLAKELEEINQWGVDIFKISEYSANRPLTVAMYSIFQERELRKSFKIPADTFITFMMTLEDHYHHDVAYHNNIHAADVVQSTHVLLSTPALEAVFTDLEILAALFASAIHDVDHPGVSNQFLINTNSELALMYNDVSVLENHHLAVGFKLLQENNCDIFQNLSKKQRQSLRKMVIDMVLATDMSKHMNLLADLKTMVETKKVTSSGVLLLDNYGDRIQVLQNMVHCADLSNPTKPLELYRQWTDRIMVEFFTQGDRERDKGMEISPMCDKHNASIEKNQVGFIDYIVHPLWETWADLVHPDAQEILDTLEDNREWYQSMIPHSPSPTPEAQDKVGLPGGAVGSGGGGSSIGDKFQFELTLEEEGESDTESPPEEEEGYSSTGAEPSRTDPDSRLHSVSATAHPHYQGLSKMATSVLNLGGTTLSTDSDPDKEAAEDKEHDQEGNAGVRRFRLGT
- the pde4ca gene encoding 3',5'-cyclic-AMP phosphodiesterase 4D isoform X7, which encodes MSVPRNCGFYFSADRSFQARNGNVCGSPCSVNRPIDIIQKRRRFDVDNGLSVGRSPLDPQTSPGSGLVLQANYAHSQRRESFLYRSDSDFDLSPKAPSRNSSTASELEESLKHWEVNWLSRHGEDMIVTPFAQVLASLRTVRSNFAVLTHQQDRQPSKRTGSNPPSMCKTTLAGVTEEPFQQLAVETLDELDWCLEQLETLKTRHSVSEMASNKFKRMLNRELTQLSETSRSGNQVSEFISSTFLEKQHDMEIMSPPTKEKTDKKKRPMSQIVGVKKPILIPSVAPSSIPRFGVPSSQESLLAKELEEINQWGVDIFKISEYSANRPLTVAMYSIFQERELRKSFKIPADTFITFMMTLEDHYHHDVAYHNNIHAADVVQSTHVLLSTPALEAVFTDLEILAALFASAIHDVDHPGVSNQFLINTNSELALMYNDVSVLENHHLAVGFKLLQENNCDIFQNLSKKQRQSLRKMVIDMVLATDMSKHMNLLADLKTMVETKKVTSSGVLLLDNYGDRIQVLQNMVHCADLSNPTKPLELYRQWTDRIMVEFFTQGDRERDKGMEISPMCDKHNASIEKNQVGFIDYIVHPLWETWADLVHPDAQEILDTLEDNREWYQSMIPHSPSPTPEAQDKVGLPGGAVGSGGGGSSIGDKFQFELTLEEEGESDTESPPEEEEGYSSTGAEPSRTDPDSRLHSVSATAHPHYQGLSKMATSVLNLGGTTLSTDSDPDKEAAEDKEHDQEGNAGVRRFRLGT
- the pde4ca gene encoding 3',5'-cyclic-AMP phosphodiesterase 4D isoform X9; the protein is MSVPRNCGFYFSADRSFQARNGNVCGSPCSVNRPIDIIQKRRRFDVDNGLSVGRSPLDPQTSPGSGLVLQANYAHSQRRESFLYRSDSDFDLSPKAPSRNSSTASELHGEDMIVTPFAQVLASLRTVRSNFAVLTHQQDRQPSKRTGSNPPSMCKTTLAGVTEEPFQQLAVETLDELDWCLEQLETLKTRHSVSEMASNKFKRMLNRELTQLSETSRSGNQVSEFISSTFLEKQHDMEIMSPPTKEKTDKKKRPMSQIVGVKKPILIPSVAPSSIPRFGVPSSQESLLAKELEEINQWGVDIFKISEYSANRPLTVAMYSIFQERELRKSFKIPADTFITFMMTLEDHYHHDVAYHNNIHAADVVQSTHVLLSTPALEAVFTDLEILAALFASAIHDVDHPGVSNQFLINTNSELALMYNDVSVLENHHLAVGFKLLQENNCDIFQNLSKKQRQSLRKMVIDMVLATDMSKHMNLLADLKTMVETKKVTSSGVLLLDNYGDRIQVLQNMVHCADLSNPTKPLELYRQWTDRIMVEFFTQGDRERDKGMEISPMCDKHNASIEKNQVGFIDYIVHPLWETWADLVHPDAQEILDTLEDNREWYQSMIPHSPSPTPEAQDKVGLPGGAVGSGGGGSSIGDKFQFELTLEEEGESDTESPPEEEEGYSSTGAEPSRTDPDSRLHSVSATAHPHYQGLSKMATSVLNLGGTTLSTDSDPDKEAAEDKEHDQEGNAGVRRFRLGT
- the pde4ca gene encoding 3',5'-cyclic-AMP phosphodiesterase 4D isoform X11, with the translated sequence MSVPRNCGFYFSADRSFQARNGNVCGSPCSVNRPIDIIQKRRRFDVDNGLSVGRSPLDPQTSPGSGLVLQANYAHSQRRESFLYRSDSDFDLSPKAPSRNSSTASELHGEDMIVTPFAQVLASLRTVRSNFAVLTHQQDRQPSKRTGSNPPSMCKTTLAEEPFQQLAVETLDELDWCLEQLETLKTRHSVSEMASNKFKRMLNRELTQLSETSRSGNQVSEFISSTFLEKQHDMEIMSPPTKEKTDKKKRPMSQIVGVKKPILIPSVAPSSIPRFGVPSSQESLLAKELEEINQWGVDIFKISEYSANRPLTVAMYSIFQERELRKSFKIPADTFITFMMTLEDHYHHDVAYHNNIHAADVVQSTHVLLSTPALEAVFTDLEILAALFASAIHDVDHPGVSNQFLINTNSELALMYNDVSVLENHHLAVGFKLLQENNCDIFQNLSKKQRQSLRKMVIDMVLATDMSKHMNLLADLKTMVETKKVTSSGVLLLDNYGDRIQVLQNMVHCADLSNPTKPLELYRQWTDRIMVEFFTQGDRERDKGMEISPMCDKHNASIEKNQVGFIDYIVHPLWETWADLVHPDAQEILDTLEDNREWYQSMIPHSPSPTPEAQDKVGLPGGAVGSGGGGSSIGDKFQFELTLEEEGESDTESPPEEEEGYSSTGAEPSRTDPDSRLHSVSATAHPHYQGLSKMATSVLNLGGTTLSTDSDPDKEAAEDKEHDQEGNAGVRRFRLGT